A single genomic interval of Zunongwangia sp. HGR-M22 harbors:
- a CDS encoding tRNA-(ms[2]io[6]A)-hydroxylase: protein MLGLKLPTDPRWADIANKNIEEILIDHAWCEQKAASTAISLIVTYPEYPELVTAMVALSREEMGHFKMVHDKILERNIEMGWDRKDEYVVQLLKFFPKGGSRETQLIHRLLIAGLIEARSCERFRLLSEKLEDKELAEFYKNLMISEANHYTMFLKFARKYGDREIVDKKWNDLLEFEGKMIQGLGSKETIHG, encoded by the coding sequence ATGCTTGGTTTAAAACTTCCTACAGATCCCAGATGGGCAGACATTGCCAATAAAAATATTGAAGAAATTTTAATAGATCACGCCTGGTGTGAGCAAAAAGCTGCTTCGACGGCTATATCACTTATCGTAACATATCCTGAATATCCAGAGTTGGTTACTGCCATGGTTGCGTTGTCGCGTGAAGAAATGGGACATTTTAAAATGGTGCATGATAAAATTTTAGAGCGAAATATTGAAATGGGATGGGATCGTAAAGACGAATATGTAGTGCAGCTTTTAAAATTCTTTCCTAAAGGTGGAAGTCGGGAAACTCAGCTTATTCATAGATTATTAATTGCAGGACTTATTGAAGCCAGAAGTTGTGAACGTTTTAGATTGCTTAGCGAAAAGCTTGAAGATAAAGAATTAGCCGAATTTTATAAAAATTTAATGATTAGTGAAGCCAATCACTATACAATGTTTCTAAAATTTGCCCGAAAATATGGTGATCGAGAAATTGTAGATAAAAAATGGAACGATCTTTTAGAATTTGAAGGGAAAATGATCCAGGGCTTAGGAAGTAAAGAAACTATTCACGGTTAA
- the ppk1 gene encoding polyphosphate kinase 1 yields MQENKYINRELSWLQFNNRVLQEAEDESVPLIERLRFLGIFSNNLDEFFKVRYATVKRIDLAGKTGKSALGGVKASKLLEDITKEVIKQQSESLKILDKIQHRLRDEHGICVINEKEVSESQQKFVKDYFLSHVSPALVTIVLNDLEELPSLKDSAAYLAVTMEMKSPKSSRKLTNIVSKKERKYVLIEIPRSIERFVMLPSDDEKQYIIILDDLIRYNLNSIFNIFEYETISAHMIKITRDAELDIDSDLSKSFIEKISESVKDRIKGDPVRFVYDKNIDKDTLKYLMNKMGIDHADSIIPGGRYHNRRDYMGFPRLGSKKLLYDTKEALPIPGLALQASLINGVGKKDHLLYAPYQSFSYVVKFLREAALDPRVKTIKITIYRLAKISHIASSLINAVKNGKKVLVQIELRARFDEAANIKYAEQMQREGVKLIFGVPGLKVHCKTCVIEREESNGKLKKYGFISTGNFNESTSKMYTDYTLFTANQEILKEVNKVFDFFETNYKVSKYRHLIVSPHYTRTVLNKLIQNEIDNQLQGKAAGIKLKLNSLSDYPMIDKLYQASRAGVKVKLIVRGINCLIPGLPGMSENIESISIIDKFLEHPRVYIFENAGNPKVFISSADLMNRNLDNRVEIACPIYDHDIKQEIIDGFEISWSDNVKARVFSEKQNNAYRKKTKPIIRSQEALYDYYVNKNENFKQ; encoded by the coding sequence ATGCAGGAAAATAAATACATCAATCGAGAATTAAGTTGGCTTCAATTTAATAATAGAGTTTTGCAGGAAGCGGAAGACGAATCGGTACCGCTTATAGAACGTCTTCGATTTTTAGGGATTTTCAGTAATAATTTAGATGAATTCTTTAAAGTGCGTTACGCTACAGTAAAACGTATTGATTTAGCAGGGAAAACGGGGAAAAGTGCATTAGGTGGTGTAAAAGCAAGTAAATTACTTGAGGATATTACCAAGGAAGTAATTAAACAACAATCTGAAAGTTTAAAAATATTAGATAAAATTCAGCATAGACTTCGTGATGAGCATGGCATTTGCGTTATCAATGAAAAAGAAGTTTCTGAATCGCAGCAAAAATTTGTAAAAGATTATTTTCTGTCTCATGTAAGTCCGGCGCTTGTGACGATCGTTTTAAATGATTTGGAAGAATTACCCAGCTTAAAAGATAGTGCAGCTTATCTAGCGGTCACTATGGAAATGAAGTCTCCAAAATCGTCAAGAAAACTTACAAATATTGTTAGCAAAAAAGAGCGTAAATATGTTTTAATCGAAATTCCAAGGAGTATCGAGCGCTTTGTAATGTTGCCATCAGATGATGAGAAGCAGTATATAATTATCTTGGACGATCTTATTAGATATAACCTAAATAGTATATTTAATATTTTTGAATATGAAACCATCTCTGCACATATGATAAAAATTACCAGAGATGCCGAGCTGGATATTGATAGTGATCTGAGTAAAAGTTTTATTGAAAAAATTTCTGAAAGCGTAAAAGATAGAATTAAAGGAGATCCTGTTCGTTTCGTTTACGATAAAAATATCGATAAGGATACCTTAAAATATTTAATGAATAAAATGGGAATAGATCATGCCGATAGTATTATTCCCGGTGGTAGATACCATAATAGGCGTGATTATATGGGATTTCCTAGATTAGGTAGCAAAAAGTTGCTTTATGATACTAAAGAAGCCTTACCCATCCCGGGATTAGCATTACAAGCCAGCTTAATAAACGGGGTAGGTAAAAAGGATCATTTGCTTTACGCGCCTTACCAAAGTTTCTCTTATGTCGTTAAATTTTTGCGTGAAGCTGCTTTAGATCCTCGCGTAAAAACAATAAAGATCACAATATACCGCCTCGCCAAAATATCGCACATTGCGAGTTCTTTAATAAATGCAGTTAAAAATGGCAAAAAGGTACTGGTACAAATAGAGCTTAGAGCGCGTTTTGATGAAGCTGCCAATATCAAATATGCCGAGCAGATGCAGCGAGAAGGAGTAAAGCTTATATTCGGCGTTCCCGGCTTAAAAGTACACTGCAAAACCTGTGTAATAGAACGTGAAGAAAGTAATGGTAAATTAAAGAAATATGGCTTTATAAGTACTGGGAACTTTAATGAGTCTACTTCTAAAATGTATACCGATTACACCTTGTTTACCGCTAATCAGGAGATTTTAAAAGAAGTGAACAAAGTTTTCGACTTTTTTGAAACCAATTATAAAGTAAGTAAATACCGCCATTTAATTGTTTCTCCGCACTATACAAGAACAGTGTTGAATAAGCTTATTCAAAATGAAATAGATAATCAATTACAAGGGAAAGCAGCCGGTATAAAGTTAAAGCTCAATAGTCTTTCAGATTATCCAATGATCGATAAATTATACCAGGCAAGTCGAGCCGGTGTGAAGGTAAAACTGATAGTAAGAGGAATTAATTGTTTAATTCCGGGATTGCCAGGTATGAGTGAGAATATCGAATCGATAAGTATAATAGATAAGTTTTTGGAACATCCCCGCGTTTATATCTTTGAAAATGCAGGAAACCCTAAAGTATTTATTTCTTCAGCAGATTTAATGAATAGGAACTTAGATAATCGAGTAGAAATCGCTTGCCCAATTTACGATCACGATATCAAGCAGGAAATCATTGATGGTTTCGAAATTAGTTGGAGTGACAATGTGAAAGCCCGTGTTTTTTCAGAAAAGCAAAATAATGCTTACCGTAAAAAGACAAAACCTATAATTCGTTCTCAGGAAGCTTTATACGATTATTATGTAAATAAGAATGAAAATTTTAAACAGTGA
- a CDS encoding SixA phosphatase family protein — protein sequence MKRLIIVRHGKSSWKHDVEDLERPLKKRAYKDAEVVLSVFKPYYDQNVNKAKATFWSSHAVRAHETAKIFKDKLAVDNKDFEVIESLYTFNYSRLKKVIQNAPDSTETLIIFSHNPAVTSFVNHAGHATYDNIPTTGLCVIEFNKDSWQSISSGKTLLTLFPKNLR from the coding sequence ATGAAACGTCTAATAATAGTAAGACACGGTAAATCGTCTTGGAAACATGATGTTGAAGATTTAGAGCGGCCTTTAAAGAAAAGAGCCTACAAAGATGCTGAAGTTGTTTTGAGCGTTTTTAAACCATATTACGATCAAAATGTCAATAAAGCTAAAGCTACTTTTTGGAGTAGCCATGCCGTAAGAGCTCATGAGACTGCTAAAATTTTTAAGGATAAATTGGCTGTGGATAATAAAGATTTTGAAGTGATAGAAAGTCTATATACTTTTAATTACTCCCGATTAAAGAAAGTGATTCAAAATGCTCCAGATTCCACAGAAACACTTATCATTTTTTCGCATAATCCGGCAGTTACCAGTTTTGTAAATCATGCAGGGCATGCCACATATGATAATATCCCTACTACCGGCCTGTGCGTTATCGAATTTAATAAGGATAGTTGGCAATCCATTTCATCAGGTAAAACATTATTAACTTTATTTCCAAAGAATTTACGCTAA
- a CDS encoding bestrophin family protein: MIVARNLKWKQVFFYMWKPMLYFLVLSLAVYILHIKFGMKSLSIPFNAVATLSTALAIYLGFKNNSAYDRWWEARKIWGLLVNYSRAWGREILSLSFTTKNEESQEIANWQRNVIYRHIAFVHSLRVFLRIKHPYNQNKTEIYEGSNRYDDIKDFVSAEEFKNFLDKNNPPNYLIQLQSEDLKYAYRKGWISDYRFVRLDETLTEFNNHQGMSERIKNTPMPRPYSFFSRVFVYLHGTLVPFAFIEDLGWINIPLSLIINFIFLALDTIGERTEDPFENRMDDTPLSAISLTIETNLKEMIGDKNFPEKQQEIEGVVL; the protein is encoded by the coding sequence ATGATTGTAGCCAGAAATTTAAAATGGAAGCAGGTTTTTTTCTACATGTGGAAACCTATGCTCTATTTTCTTGTTTTATCACTAGCAGTTTACATATTGCACATTAAGTTTGGGATGAAGAGCTTAAGTATTCCTTTTAATGCCGTTGCAACATTAAGCACAGCGCTTGCTATTTATTTGGGATTCAAAAACAATAGCGCATACGATAGATGGTGGGAAGCTCGTAAAATTTGGGGACTATTGGTTAACTATAGCAGAGCCTGGGGTCGAGAAATTCTTAGTCTAAGTTTTACTACAAAGAATGAGGAATCTCAAGAAATTGCAAACTGGCAAAGAAATGTTATTTATCGCCACATTGCTTTTGTACATTCCCTGCGAGTATTTCTTAGAATTAAACATCCTTACAATCAAAATAAAACTGAAATTTACGAAGGATCCAACAGGTATGATGATATAAAAGATTTTGTAAGCGCAGAAGAATTTAAAAATTTTCTTGATAAAAATAACCCACCTAATTATCTAATACAACTGCAAAGTGAAGACTTAAAATATGCCTATAGAAAAGGATGGATTTCAGACTATAGATTTGTAAGATTAGATGAAACTCTAACCGAATTTAATAATCACCAAGGTATGAGCGAGCGAATTAAAAATACTCCTATGCCTCGCCCCTACAGTTTCTTCTCGAGAGTATTTGTATACCTTCATGGCACATTGGTACCTTTTGCTTTTATTGAAGATTTAGGATGGATAAATATTCCTTTATCCTTAATTATTAATTTCATCTTCCTTGCATTGGATACTATCGGAGAAAGAACAGAAGATCCTTTTGAAAATAGAATGGACGACACTCCCCTTAGTGCTATTAGTCTAACTATAGAGACCAATCTTAAGGAAATGATTGGCGATAAAAATTTTCCTGAAAAACAACAAGAAATTGAAGGCGTGGTTTTATAA
- a CDS encoding Ppx/GppA phosphatase family protein, with protein sequence MIVQKNYAAIDIGSNAIRLLISTITEKEGIEPNFRKTSLVRVPIRLGADVFLKQNISENNQNRMLDAMHAFSLLMKAHGVEKYKACATSAMREAKNGDEVTEMLKEKTGVEIEIIDGTHEAAIIAATDLHALIQDDHNYLYVDVGGGSTEYTFYSNGKSIASRSFKVGTVRLLNDLVENKTWREMESWVRENSKGLEDISLIGSGGNINNIFKNSGKKDGKPLSLSYLKKYDELLNSYTYEERITELDLKNDRADVIIPASRIYLNSMKWAKAAQIFVPKIGLADGIIKSLYHSS encoded by the coding sequence GTGATAGTACAAAAGAATTATGCCGCTATAGATATTGGCTCTAACGCCATAAGATTGTTAATATCAACCATTACTGAAAAAGAAGGAATAGAACCCAATTTTAGAAAAACTTCTTTGGTACGTGTTCCTATTCGATTGGGAGCCGATGTATTTTTGAAACAAAACATATCAGAAAATAATCAAAACCGAATGCTGGATGCCATGCATGCCTTTAGTTTATTGATGAAAGCGCATGGTGTAGAGAAATACAAGGCTTGTGCGACTTCGGCAATGCGAGAAGCTAAAAACGGTGATGAGGTTACAGAGATGCTCAAAGAAAAAACTGGTGTAGAGATTGAAATTATAGACGGTACACACGAAGCTGCTATTATTGCTGCTACAGACTTACATGCTTTAATTCAGGATGATCATAATTACCTTTATGTAGATGTTGGTGGGGGAAGCACCGAGTATACGTTTTACAGTAATGGTAAAAGTATCGCTTCGCGTTCTTTTAAAGTGGGTACGGTGAGATTATTAAATGATCTGGTAGAAAATAAAACCTGGCGAGAAATGGAATCTTGGGTAAGGGAAAACTCGAAAGGCCTAGAAGATATTAGCTTAATTGGTTCTGGCGGAAATATCAACAACATTTTTAAGAATAGCGGTAAAAAGGATGGAAAGCCTTTAAGTCTTTCCTATCTAAAGAAATACGATGAATTATTAAATAGCTATACCTACGAGGAAAGAATAACTGAATTAGATTTAAAAAATGACCGTGCAGATGTTATAATTCCTGCTTCCAGGATTTATTTAAATTCTATGAAGTGGGCAAAAGCAGCACAAATATTTGTACCTAAAATAGGTTTGGCAGATGGAATTATTAAATCCCTTTACCATTCTAGTTAG
- the pyrR gene encoding bifunctional pyr operon transcriptional regulator/uracil phosphoribosyltransferase PyrR, producing the protein MSQKVLLTAKEVQIILQRLACQLVENHSDFFNTVLIGIQPRGVFLLKRLQEILEKEYEIKNLKTGQLDITFYRDDFRRSDKPLEANKTKIDFVVEEKRVVFIDDVLYTGRSIRAALTAIQSFGRPKEIELLSFIDRRFSRHLPIQPDYNGRQVDAINEEKVLVNWKENEGEDIVYLISK; encoded by the coding sequence ATGAGTCAAAAAGTGCTACTTACCGCTAAAGAAGTGCAAATTATTCTGCAACGACTGGCTTGCCAGCTTGTAGAAAATCATTCTGACTTTTTTAATACTGTTCTTATTGGAATTCAGCCACGAGGTGTTTTTTTACTGAAAAGGCTTCAGGAAATACTAGAGAAGGAATACGAAATCAAAAATCTTAAAACAGGTCAATTGGATATTACTTTTTATCGTGATGATTTTAGAAGAAGTGATAAACCTTTAGAGGCCAATAAAACGAAAATTGATTTTGTAGTTGAAGAAAAGCGCGTTGTTTTTATTGACGATGTTCTTTATACCGGTAGAAGTATACGAGCAGCATTAACAGCGATTCAATCTTTTGGCAGGCCTAAAGAAATTGAGTTACTAAGCTTTATCGATCGTCGTTTTAGCAGACATTTGCCTATTCAGCCAGATTATAATGGAAGACAGGTTGATGCCATAAACGAAGAAAAAGTTTTAGTAAACTGGAAAGAAAATGAGGGTGAAGATATTGTTTACCTTATTTCAAAATAA
- a CDS encoding ribonuclease Z — protein sequence MKIDILGCYAATPRSLTNPTSQVLTLQNQMFLIDCGEGTQVQLRKNKIKFGKIEHIFISHLHGDHFYGLIGLISTFMLLNREKELHVYGPKGIKEVILLQLKLSNAWTPYPLYFHELSSTKPEKIYENEKLTIETIPLVHRVYTNGFLFKEKEGDRKLLIEEARKHKINVALFKSLKKGKDVISEDGELIKNEMVTKAGEAPKSYAFCSDTAFSEEIIPQIANIDVLYHESTFLQEQLKYANPTKHSTAMQAATIAKRANVKKLILGHYSTRYPDIEIFKSEAEQVFPNVSLAEDGKSFEF from the coding sequence ATGAAGATTGACATATTAGGCTGTTATGCAGCCACGCCACGTTCGCTCACCAATCCTACATCGCAGGTTTTAACTTTGCAAAACCAAATGTTCCTTATTGATTGTGGGGAAGGAACCCAGGTACAACTGCGTAAAAATAAGATCAAATTCGGCAAAATCGAGCATATTTTTATTTCACATTTGCATGGTGATCATTTTTATGGTTTGATAGGTCTTATCTCTACATTTATGCTGCTGAACAGAGAGAAGGAACTGCATGTATATGGTCCCAAAGGAATTAAAGAAGTTATTTTGCTTCAACTTAAATTATCGAATGCCTGGACGCCATATCCACTTTATTTTCACGAATTATCTTCAACAAAGCCTGAGAAAATTTACGAAAACGAAAAGCTTACCATAGAAACTATTCCGCTAGTGCATAGAGTGTACACAAATGGATTTTTGTTCAAAGAAAAAGAAGGAGATCGTAAACTGTTAATCGAAGAAGCTCGAAAGCATAAGATCAATGTGGCACTTTTTAAAAGCCTTAAAAAGGGTAAAGATGTAATTTCTGAAGATGGAGAATTGATAAAAAACGAGATGGTAACCAAAGCTGGAGAGGCTCCTAAAAGTTATGCATTTTGTAGCGATACTGCTTTTTCTGAAGAAATTATTCCGCAGATAGCGAATATTGATGTGTTGTATCACGAATCTACCTTTTTGCAGGAACAATTGAAATATGCAAATCCTACTAAACATAGTACAGCAATGCAGGCCGCCACAATTGCGAAGAGAGCCAATGTAAAAAAACTGATTTTGGGACATTATTCTACGCGTTATCCTGATATTGAGATTTTTAAATCTGAAGCAGAACAAGTATTTCCAAATGTTTCTCTAGCAGAAGATGGTAAGAGTTTTGAGTTTTAA
- a CDS encoding ribonuclease Z: MKIEKKSNYLLITDAKDSITDFASRLTTNHHEFEDENVIIDILNHEQLELEQLLGFLELSTVHRAHKKSFVIANNSIDIDKIPEELFVAPTLKEAEDIIQMEELERELGF, translated from the coding sequence ATGAAAATTGAAAAGAAATCAAACTATCTATTAATCACCGATGCAAAAGATTCAATAACAGATTTTGCATCGCGTTTAACTACAAATCATCACGAATTTGAGGATGAAAATGTTATTATAGATATTTTAAATCATGAGCAGTTAGAATTAGAGCAATTACTTGGATTCTTAGAACTTTCAACAGTACATCGTGCTCATAAAAAATCTTTCGTGATTGCCAATAATTCTATAGATATAGATAAAATACCAGAAGAATTATTCGTGGCACCAACATTAAAAGAGGCAGAAGATATAATCCAAATGGAAGAGCTTGAACGAGAGCTAGGATTTTAA
- a CDS encoding DNA polymerase III subunit gamma/tau, with protein sequence MEHFVVSARKYRPQTFKDVVGQQAITNTLANAIAHNHLAQALLFTGPRGVGKTTCARILAKMINHDGTQSPDEDFAFNIFELDAASNNSVDDIRNLIDQVRIPPQVGKYKVYIIDEVHMLSTSAFNAFLKTLEEPPKHAIFILATTEKHKIIPTILSRCQIFDFKRITVTDAKEYLKYIAEQEGVNAEEDALQIIAQKADGAMRDALSIYDRVVSFSGKDLTRQAVTENLNVLDYDTYMQVTDLLLENNIPQLLVLFNDILSNGFDGHHFIAGLASHFRDLLVCKDQRTIQLLEVGEQTKAKYFEQSQKTSQQFLLQAIDLANECDLKYKSSRNQRLLVELTLMQIASVTFDGEKKNSNPKIVPASQFEQPAKSISKEEKSIIRNNEYGQNNAAPEVSQQPSVENRTENDSCLPETKPENQEYFRNEVPKASEEEPKKTESTKIEPEQNEAPKTKPVTDPEIKKERVSGLSLASIRKKKELEAQVKDKAPEREAVMTEKFTEAQLQAAWDDYVHRLKKHGEKILASILETDLPTLKGNNEIHLELPAESMKMDLERGQHKLMGFLKARLKNTTISLVIDVNETTAKKFVFTPIEKYNKLKEKNPLLDKLRTTFDLDV encoded by the coding sequence ATGGAGCATTTTGTAGTTTCGGCACGTAAATACAGGCCACAAACCTTTAAAGATGTAGTTGGGCAGCAGGCAATAACCAATACATTGGCTAATGCTATTGCTCACAATCACCTAGCCCAGGCTTTATTATTTACTGGTCCGCGTGGAGTGGGAAAAACTACCTGTGCCCGAATCTTGGCAAAAATGATTAATCATGACGGCACCCAAAGTCCTGATGAAGATTTTGCTTTTAATATTTTCGAGCTGGATGCCGCCTCTAACAACTCGGTTGATGATATTAGAAACCTTATCGATCAGGTTAGGATACCGCCTCAGGTAGGGAAATATAAAGTGTATATTATCGACGAGGTTCACATGTTATCTACTTCGGCTTTTAATGCATTTCTGAAGACCTTAGAAGAACCACCAAAACATGCGATTTTTATCCTCGCCACAACCGAGAAACACAAGATAATCCCAACAATTCTTTCGCGTTGCCAGATATTTGATTTCAAAAGAATTACGGTTACAGACGCTAAAGAATATTTAAAATATATCGCTGAGCAGGAAGGCGTTAATGCTGAAGAAGATGCGCTACAAATTATTGCTCAAAAAGCAGATGGTGCAATGCGTGATGCGCTTTCTATTTACGATCGTGTAGTAAGTTTTAGCGGAAAAGACCTAACAAGGCAGGCCGTTACAGAAAACCTGAATGTATTAGATTACGATACCTACATGCAGGTAACTGATCTTCTTTTAGAAAACAACATTCCGCAATTGCTGGTATTATTTAATGATATTTTATCCAATGGATTTGATGGTCATCATTTTATCGCCGGCTTAGCTTCCCATTTTAGGGATCTATTAGTTTGTAAAGATCAAAGAACCATTCAGCTTTTAGAAGTTGGTGAGCAGACTAAAGCAAAATATTTCGAACAATCTCAAAAGACCTCTCAGCAATTTTTGCTTCAGGCAATAGATTTGGCTAATGAATGTGATTTGAAATATAAAAGTAGTCGAAATCAACGACTCTTGGTCGAATTAACATTAATGCAAATTGCCTCTGTCACCTTCGACGGAGAAAAAAAAAACAGCAATCCTAAAATAGTTCCGGCTAGCCAGTTCGAACAACCTGCTAAATCGATCTCAAAAGAAGAAAAATCGATTATCAGAAATAACGAATATGGACAAAATAATGCTGCCCCTGAAGTCTCACAACAACCTTCTGTAGAAAATCGTACAGAAAACGATAGTTGCTTACCAGAAACAAAACCAGAAAATCAGGAATACTTCAGAAATGAAGTTCCAAAAGCTTCTGAAGAAGAACCTAAAAAGACTGAAAGCACTAAAATTGAACCTGAACAGAACGAAGCTCCAAAAACAAAGCCAGTTACTGATCCTGAAATAAAAAAAGAACGGGTTTCTGGACTTTCTCTTGCGAGCATTCGAAAGAAAAAAGAGCTTGAAGCACAGGTAAAAGATAAAGCACCAGAGCGCGAAGCGGTAATGACCGAGAAATTTACTGAAGCTCAATTACAAGCGGCTTGGGATGATTACGTGCACCGACTAAAGAAACATGGAGAAAAAATTTTAGCATCGATTTTAGAGACAGATCTTCCTACGCTAAAAGGAAATAACGAAATTCATTTAGAACTGCCCGCCGAATCGATGAAAATGGATTTAGAAAGAGGTCAACATAAATTGATGGGCTTCTTAAAGGCGAGGTTAAAGAACACTACTATTTCTTTGGTGATAGATGTGAACGAAACCACTGCGAAAAAATTTGTATTTACGCCAATAGAAAAGTACAATAAGCTAAAAGAAAAAAATCCGCTTTTAGATAAATTACGAACAACTTTTGATTTAGACGTATAA
- a CDS encoding aspartate carbamoyltransferase catalytic subunit: MSELSVNHLLGIKYLQKSDIDLIFKTADHFKEIINRPIKKVPSLRDITIANLFFENSTRTRLSFELAEKRLSADTINFSAASSSVKKGETLIDTVNNILSMKVDMVVMRHPNPGAGIFLSKHVNASIVNAGDGAHEHPTQALLDSYSIRERLGDVAGKNVVIVGDILHSRVALSNIFALKLQGANVKVCGPKTLIPKYIESLGVEVETNLIKALEWCDVANMLRVQNERMDISYFPSTREYTQQFGLNKKILNSLNKEIVVMHPGPINRGVEITSDVADSDQAIILDQVQNGVAVRMAVIYLLASKIKQ, from the coding sequence ATGAGCGAACTAAGTGTTAACCACTTATTGGGGATTAAGTACTTGCAAAAATCGGATATTGATTTAATATTTAAAACTGCCGATCATTTTAAAGAAATTATTAACCGTCCTATTAAAAAAGTTCCTTCATTACGTGATATTACGATAGCTAATCTGTTTTTTGAAAATAGTACAAGAACCCGACTTTCTTTTGAACTTGCCGAGAAACGATTAAGTGCAGATACCATCAATTTTTCTGCCGCTTCTTCTTCAGTAAAAAAAGGAGAAACACTTATCGACACCGTTAATAACATTCTTTCTATGAAGGTTGATATGGTTGTGATGAGGCATCCTAACCCTGGTGCAGGGATTTTTCTTTCAAAACATGTTAATGCCAGTATCGTAAATGCAGGAGACGGTGCTCACGAGCACCCAACACAAGCACTGTTAGATTCTTATTCTATACGAGAACGGTTAGGAGATGTTGCCGGTAAAAACGTAGTGATCGTTGGCGATATTCTTCATAGTAGGGTGGCACTTTCTAATATATTTGCTTTAAAACTTCAGGGAGCAAATGTAAAAGTTTGTGGACCTAAGACTTTAATTCCAAAATATATCGAATCTTTAGGAGTAGAAGTAGAAACTAATCTTATAAAAGCTTTAGAATGGTGCGATGTCGCTAATATGTTACGAGTGCAAAACGAGCGCATGGATATTAGTTATTTTCCTTCAACACGAGAGTATACTCAGCAATTCGGTTTAAATAAGAAAATCCTTAACAGCTTAAATAAAGAAATTGTAGTAATGCATCCCGGGCCCATTAATCGCGGAGTAGAGATTACGAGTGATGTAGCCGATAGCGATCAGGCAATTATTTTAGATCAGGTTCAAAATGGGGTTGCAGTAAGAATGGCTGTTATTTATTTATTAGCTTCAAAGATCAAGCAATAG
- the pdxH gene encoding pyridoxamine 5'-phosphate oxidase, with amino-acid sequence MSKNLQDYRQSYEKSELLESSIPDNPFTLFEQWFNETEAEGGSGEVNAMTISTVGLDGFPKSRVVLLKSYSKDGFIFYTNFNSEKGKSIASNPRVCISFFWPSTERQVIVKGMVEKVDEETATEYYHSRPRGSQLGAWASPQSSEIASREVLEENLAEVEQKYEGKEVPKPQHWGGYIVKPLNIEFWQGRKNRLHDRITFNLEDAKWNSKRLAP; translated from the coding sequence ATGAGCAAAAATCTTCAGGATTATAGACAATCTTACGAAAAAAGCGAATTATTAGAGAGCAGCATTCCAGATAATCCTTTTACTTTATTTGAGCAGTGGTTTAACGAAACCGAAGCCGAAGGCGGTTCAGGAGAAGTTAATGCTATGACGATTTCCACGGTTGGGTTGGATGGTTTTCCAAAATCTCGGGTAGTTCTTTTAAAATCATATAGCAAAGATGGTTTTATATTTTATACCAATTTTAATTCTGAAAAAGGAAAGTCTATTGCTAGTAATCCGCGTGTTTGTATTTCGTTTTTTTGGCCGTCTACAGAGCGACAGGTAATTGTAAAAGGAATGGTGGAAAAAGTAGATGAAGAAACTGCCACTGAATATTACCACTCCCGTCCCAGAGGAAGTCAGCTAGGAGCTTGGGCATCGCCCCAAAGTTCAGAAATTGCATCTAGAGAGGTATTGGAAGAAAATCTCGCTGAGGTGGAGCAAAAATATGAAGGCAAAGAGGTTCCTAAGCCTCAACATTGGGGAGGCTATATTGTGAAACCTTTAAATATAGAATTCTGGCAGGGTAGAAAAAATAGGTTGCATGATCGTATTACTTTCAATTTAGAAGATGCGAAATGGAATTCTAAACGCTTAGCACCGTAA